From Geotalea uraniireducens Rf4:
TGACGAAACCCAAAGTCCGGTTGCAGAAAACAGCCCCTTCCATGAACAGCTCCACATGGGTCATGCGGGGGTTGGCGGCCAGATAGCCGATCCGCTCGCCGGGCAGCGCCAGGTCCTTGGAATGGGAGGTGACGATGACCGAATTGTCCACAAAGGTAAAAATGTTCGGCACATGCCTGCCGTCATAGGCGATGCGGGCGTAGGGCTCATCGGAAATGACGAAGATCTGCCGCTCCAGTTCCCGTTCCTTCCGCTGCACCAGGTCGCCGAGCTTCTTCAGGCTATCGGCATGGTAAATCACGCCGGTCGGGTTGTGGGGGGTGTTGATGATAATCGCCCTGGTCTTGTCGTTGATGGCTGCCTCGATGGCCGCAAGGTCCAGCTGGAAGGTGTTCCGGTCGGTCCAGACATCGCGGGGGACGCCGCCATGGTTGTCGATGTAGAATTTGTATTCGACGAAATGGGGGGTAAGAATGATTACCTCTTCACCCGGATTGAGGATGGCCTTGAGGACCACATTGAGTGCGCCGCTGGCACCGCAGGTCATGACCACTTCGGCAGCGGTCACCGGCTGTCCCGATGCCTCGGCGATCACTTCCGCCACTGCGCTCCGCGTTTCTTCGTAACCAGCGTTACTCATGTAGCGGTGCATGCCGGGCAATGGTCTCTCGGCCAGGCTGCGCAATTCATCGTAAAACTCCTGCGGCGGCTCGATGTCGGGATTGCCGATGGTGAAGTCGAAGACCTTGTCTGCGCCATGGATCTTCCTCAGCCGCTCCCCCTCTTCGAACATCTTCCGAATCCATGAAGCGCCTTCGATATACCCTTGTATCTTGGTTGCGATGGCCATTGCCGGGCTCCTCTCAGGTTTTTTTATGCCCCATTTCTATCACATCAGCCGGGAGGCGGCAAGGGACCTTTTTCAGCACCTCCACCATCTCGGCGTGAATCAGGCCGTTACTGGCAAGGACGCGGTGGTCATAGACGGAGAACGGATCGCCGGCGTGGTTGGACACCGTCCCCCCTGCCTCGGCAACGAGCAACTGCCCGGCCGCCACATCCCACGGCTTCAGCTTGCATTCCCAGTAGCCGTCCAGCCGGCCGGCCGCAACGTAGGCCAGGTCGAGAGCCGCGGCCCCGGCGCGGCGCACTGCACGGGCACACATCTGGAAATTCATGAA
This genomic window contains:
- a CDS encoding pyridoxal phosphate-dependent aminotransferase; amino-acid sequence: MAIATKIQGYIEGASWIRKMFEEGERLRKIHGADKVFDFTIGNPDIEPPQEFYDELRSLAERPLPGMHRYMSNAGYEETRSAVAEVIAEASGQPVTAAEVVMTCGASGALNVVLKAILNPGEEVIILTPHFVEYKFYIDNHGGVPRDVWTDRNTFQLDLAAIEAAINDKTRAIIINTPHNPTGVIYHADSLKKLGDLVQRKERELERQIFVISDEPYARIAYDGRHVPNIFTFVDNSVIVTSHSKDLALPGERIGYLAANPRMTHVELFMEGAVFCNRTLGFVNAPALMQRMVAKLQRSSVDIGAYQKKRDLLYDNLTAMGFRMVKPDGAFYLFPQSPLADDVEFVRTAQKHNILLVPGAGFGAPGFFRIAYCVDEAMIERSLPAWRALAEEMSIG